The following proteins are co-located in the Ascochyta rabiei chromosome 8, complete sequence genome:
- a CDS encoding Tetrahydrofolate synthase — translation MIEHPVATVITTLGMDHVKQLGPTIENIAWHKAGIFKSGSRAFSSPQKASAAEILRSRAYEKGIDVQFVDNDPSLPANVLQLKPDVQRTNCSVALAAVHHFLQEKSVKGATPLSSSDIVQGISQFSWPGRFQIVHEGAFNWFLDGAHNEMSVNKAAEWFIESSQEQRYFAKSHAAAIC, via the coding sequence ATGATCGAGCATCCTGTCGCAACTGTCATCACCACACTCGGGATGGATCATGTTAAGCAACTAGGTCCCACGATTGAGAATATTGCCTGGCATAAAGCAGGGATTTTCAAGAGCGGGTCCCGTGCATTCTCGTCTCCGCAAAAGGCCTCTGCTGCTGAAATCCTTCGGAGCCGCGCTTACGAAAAGGGTATAGATGTCCAGTTTGTCGATAATGACCCTTCCCTTCCAGCAAACGTACTTCAGTTGAAACCAGATGTTCAACGAACGAATTGTTCTGTAGCACTTGCTGCTGTTCATCATTTCCTTCAAGAGAAGAGCGTCAAAGGTGCTACCCCTTTATCGTCCTCAGATATAGTGCAGGGTATAAGTCAATTCTCCTGGCCAGGACGGTTTCAGATAGTTCATGAAGGAGCATTCAACTGGTTTTTGGATGGTGCACATAATGAGATGAGCGTTAACAAGGCCGCAGAATGGTTCATCGAGAGCTCACAGGAGCAGAGGTACTTCGCCAAGTCACATGCTGCAGCCATCTGTTGA